A genomic region of Acidobacteriota bacterium contains the following coding sequences:
- a CDS encoding M20/M25/M40 family metallo-hydrolase encodes MAETSEIRANWSSVAGRKVNISRRGPNLLALSKDSAAALSTVADGSQIEMTALTAGAPATFTWNAMGKITGTDKTLAAEVILLSSHLDHLGVRENTPGDDKIFNGADDDASGSVAVLELARVLGSGAKPKRTVYFVCFGSEEAGGHGARHFIENMPFAKDKLVANLEFEMIGRPDAKVKAEELWLTGYERSNLGPELAKRGAKLVQDPHPTENFFMRSDNYQLARAGVIAQTVSSFGLHTDYHKVTDEVKTIDFSHMTRSINSMVEPVKWLVNSDFKPVWNEGMKP; translated from the coding sequence ATGGCGGAGACTTCGGAGATCCGTGCGAATTGGAGTTCGGTCGCCGGCCGTAAAGTGAATATTTCACGCCGGGGACCAAATCTGCTCGCCCTGTCAAAGGATTCAGCGGCGGCACTTTCGACGGTCGCGGACGGTTCTCAGATCGAGATGACCGCGCTCACAGCAGGTGCACCGGCGACGTTCACGTGGAATGCGATGGGCAAGATCACCGGAACAGACAAGACGCTTGCCGCGGAGGTGATCCTACTGTCATCGCATCTCGATCATTTGGGAGTTCGGGAAAATACGCCGGGCGACGACAAGATCTTCAATGGTGCGGACGACGATGCTTCGGGTTCGGTCGCGGTGCTTGAACTCGCTCGAGTTCTCGGCAGCGGAGCCAAGCCAAAGCGGACGGTCTATTTTGTATGTTTCGGCAGTGAGGAAGCAGGCGGCCACGGAGCACGGCATTTCATCGAGAATATGCCTTTTGCAAAGGACAAGCTGGTCGCGAATCTTGAGTTCGAGATGATCGGCCGGCCGGACGCGAAAGTAAAGGCGGAGGAGCTTTGGCTGACAGGCTACGAGCGTTCAAACCTCGGGCCGGAACTCGCGAAACGCGGAGCAAAGCTCGTTCAGGACCCGCACCCGACGGAGAACTTTTTTATGCGTTCGGATAATTATCAGCTTGCAAGGGCGGGCGTGATCGCTCAAACCGTCTCCAGCTTTGGGCTTCACACGGATTATCACAAAGTAACCGACGAGGTGAAGACGATCGACTTTTCCCACATGACGCGCTCGATCAATTCTATGGTCGAGCCTGTAAAGTGGCTGGTCAATTCAGACTTCAAACCAGTCTGGAACGAGGGGATGAAACCGTAA
- a CDS encoding Cathepsin L: MCVKNKFLSRLDLFSFLLLLVLAVSGTITAQEIDYAKRELSAPPQVKQKLTDLRTKIQQRKLNYTIGYTTALDLPIKQLTGLKIPKNLRSLVIQQNTRAKQMLNADEVLRLDYEKRAGVRAHDFILSASPYLTVFDWRKFGIVTRVQNQGGCGSCWDFGALAAYESSYQKRNGEKWDLSEQEILDCAKVGSCDGGWHTSVFDYMIPKGTLLESNYSPYIAATNPNCGLAPGYASNFQVAAWGNVTDEAIPGTTAMRMPTVAELKNALVQYGPIAVGLWVTDDFQAYTGGVFEEWRAPGAVVDGLTVQSDGSLMGPYEGQTVYAANHIVLLVGWDDSKGAWLIKNSWGTGWGEKAGFGTERGYAWIKYKADSIGDYAAWVMAAKKEWYKPQINTPIRKIEPLIKPKPNEIKRPILKP; the protein is encoded by the coding sequence ATGTGCGTCAAGAACAAATTTCTAAGTCGCTTAGATCTATTTTCATTTCTTTTATTGCTCGTTCTGGCCGTTTCGGGCACGATCACCGCTCAGGAGATTGATTATGCAAAACGTGAATTAAGCGCCCCGCCGCAGGTCAAACAGAAACTCACCGATCTTCGGACTAAGATCCAACAGCGGAAACTCAATTACACGATCGGTTACACCACGGCTCTCGATCTTCCGATAAAGCAGCTCACCGGATTAAAGATCCCGAAAAATCTACGTTCTCTCGTCATTCAACAAAACACCAGAGCAAAGCAGATGCTGAACGCCGATGAGGTGCTCCGGCTCGATTACGAAAAGCGTGCGGGGGTGCGGGCACACGATTTCATTCTCTCTGCGTCGCCGTACCTCACGGTATTTGACTGGCGCAAGTTCGGCATAGTCACGCGCGTGCAGAATCAGGGAGGTTGCGGCAGCTGTTGGGATTTTGGAGCTCTTGCCGCGTACGAATCCAGCTATCAAAAGCGTAACGGCGAAAAGTGGGACCTTTCAGAACAGGAAATACTCGATTGTGCCAAGGTCGGCAGCTGTGATGGCGGATGGCATACAAGTGTTTTCGATTATATGATCCCGAAAGGAACACTGCTTGAGTCAAATTATTCGCCGTATATCGCTGCAACCAATCCAAATTGCGGCCTCGCACCCGGCTACGCTTCGAATTTTCAGGTTGCCGCTTGGGGAAATGTGACAGACGAAGCGATTCCCGGAACAACCGCGATGCGTATGCCAACGGTCGCGGAACTCAAGAACGCGCTTGTCCAATATGGGCCGATCGCCGTAGGGCTCTGGGTGACGGATGATTTTCAGGCCTATACCGGAGGTGTCTTCGAGGAATGGCGGGCTCCCGGTGCCGTCGTAGATGGCTTGACCGTCCAGTCCGACGGTTCGCTGATGGGCCCGTATGAAGGCCAGACCGTTTATGCCGCCAATCATATCGTCCTGCTTGTTGGTTGGGACGATTCAAAAGGTGCGTGGCTGATCAAGAACTCGTGGGGAACCGGATGGGGTGAGAAGGCCGGTTTCGGTACGGAAAGAGGCTACGCCTGGATCAAATACAAAGCAGACAGCATCGGCGATTACGCCGCATGGGTCATGGCCGCGAAAAAGGAATGGTACAAACCCCAGATCAATACGCCGATCCGAAAGATCGAGCCGTTGATCAAACCAAAACCAAACGAGATCAAAAGACCGATCCTCAAACCATAA
- the trxA gene encoding thioredoxin produces MGNFAKTVTDSGFDTDVLGSDKPVLVDFWAEWCGPCRMIAPSVEAIAEEFNGKAGVFKMNVDENQNVPNKFGIRGIPTLILFKGGQEQERIVGAVTREAIAKVINKYV; encoded by the coding sequence ATGGGAAATTTTGCAAAAACAGTAACAGATTCAGGTTTCGACACGGACGTTTTGGGTTCGGACAAGCCCGTATTGGTCGATTTTTGGGCCGAATGGTGCGGCCCCTGCCGGATGATCGCTCCGTCGGTCGAAGCAATTGCTGAGGAATTTAACGGAAAGGCCGGCGTTTTCAAGATGAACGTCGATGAAAACCAGAACGTGCCAAACAAATTCGGCATTCGAGGTATTCCAACATTGATATTGTTCAAGGGCGGCCAGGAACAAGAACGCATCGTCGGTGCCGTGACGCGGGAAGCTATCGCGAAAGTGATCAATAAATACGTTTAA
- a CDS encoding alkene reductase codes for MTGLFDGLKIGELELRNRIVMAPMTRSRANDEGVQPAFVAKYYADRASGGLLISEATNVSPMAKGYVRTPGIFTQDQIESWKPVTRAVHSKGGKIFMQLFHTGRIALPDLLPDNAQPVSASDVKAKGQNYTDSGMKDFVEPRPLTAKEVKATIHDFADAARNAIEAGFDGVELHSASGYLVQQFLMKPVNLRTDDYGGTIENRARFLFEVLDAMSRAIGSDRVGVKFSPAMPFNDIQEPDADQMYSYIVQKLNGKGLAYIHVGDHANAGWHEKLRPLYDGVYFAGANFDRERADEYLAARKADAIVFGAKFLANPDLPERFEMDLDLNAPDPSTYYTPGEAGYNDYPTMSQAASA; via the coding sequence ATGACAGGGTTATTTGATGGATTGAAAATAGGTGAACTGGAACTAAGGAACCGTATCGTGATGGCTCCTATGACCAGAAGTAGGGCTAATGACGAAGGAGTTCAGCCGGCATTTGTCGCGAAGTACTATGCGGATCGGGCGTCGGGCGGGCTTTTGATCAGCGAAGCAACGAATGTTTCACCTATGGCTAAGGGTTATGTTCGCACGCCCGGAATTTTCACGCAGGATCAGATTGAATCATGGAAGCCGGTGACGAGGGCAGTCCATTCAAAGGGCGGCAAGATCTTCATGCAGTTGTTTCACACTGGCCGCATTGCACTGCCTGACCTGCTTCCGGACAACGCACAGCCGGTATCGGCCAGTGACGTTAAGGCGAAGGGGCAGAATTATACGGACTCGGGAATGAAGGATTTCGTAGAGCCTCGGCCTCTCACGGCGAAAGAAGTAAAGGCCACGATACACGATTTTGCCGATGCCGCAAGAAATGCGATCGAAGCGGGATTTGACGGTGTTGAACTTCATAGTGCGAGTGGTTATCTGGTCCAGCAGTTTTTGATGAAGCCTGTAAATCTTAGAACGGACGATTATGGCGGAACGATCGAGAATCGTGCCAGATTCCTGTTTGAGGTCCTGGATGCGATGTCTAGAGCGATAGGCAGCGATCGGGTCGGTGTCAAATTTTCTCCTGCTATGCCCTTCAACGACATTCAGGAGCCAGATGCTGACCAGATGTATTCTTACATCGTTCAAAAACTGAACGGGAAGGGGTTGGCGTACATACATGTCGGTGACCATGCAAATGCCGGTTGGCATGAAAAGCTGCGGCCGCTTTACGACGGCGTATATTTTGCCGGTGCTAATTTTGACCGGGAACGGGCCGACGAGTATCTTGCTGCCCGCAAGGCAGACGCGATAGTATTTGGGGCGAAGTTCCTCGCAAATCCTGATCTGCCGGAGAGATTTGAAATGGATTTAGACCTGAACGCTCCGGATCCGTCGACATATTACACTCCCGGCGAAGCCGGATATAATGACTATCCGACCATGTCTCAAGCTGCATCTGCCTGA
- a CDS encoding redoxin domain-containing protein, with protein MSNKIYEIPVRRIDGTETTLSEFNGKTLLLVNVASKCGLTPQYEGLEKLYREFKDQGFEVLGFPANNFLAQEPGTNEEIQEFCKTNYDVTFPLFDKISVKGDDQHPLYGLLTAERGEVDISNGSEFEEKLAGFGQKRENSRDLLWNFEKFLIAKDGSIAARIAPDVTADDPRVMAAVKAEIGH; from the coding sequence ATGTCGAACAAGATCTATGAGATTCCGGTCCGCCGGATAGATGGAACCGAAACCACACTTTCGGAGTTTAACGGAAAGACGCTTTTGCTTGTCAATGTCGCATCAAAATGCGGACTGACGCCGCAATATGAAGGGCTTGAAAAGCTTTACAGAGAATTCAAGGATCAGGGCTTTGAGGTTCTCGGATTCCCGGCGAACAACTTTCTGGCTCAGGAACCCGGAACAAATGAAGAGATCCAGGAGTTTTGCAAGACAAATTATGACGTGACCTTCCCGCTTTTTGACAAGATCTCGGTCAAGGGGGACGATCAGCATCCGCTTTACGGCCTACTGACCGCAGAAAGAGGTGAAGTTGATATTTCCAACGGCTCGGAATTTGAAGAAAAGCTCGCCGGGTTTGGCCAGAAACGTGAGAATTCGAGAGACCTGTTGTGGAATTTCGAAAAATTCCTGATCGCCAAAGATGGAAGTATCGCCGCTCGTATCGCTCCGGATGTGACCGCCGATGACCCAAGGGTCATGGCAGCGGTCAAGGCAGAGATCGGCCACTGA
- a CDS encoding VCBS repeat-containing protein, protein MKMIRVPFFAATVMLAAIFLFTATMFGQNRATTNGARQPSRVAAPSSLVVENFDYPAATALTSAGWTAHSAGGTNPLTVTEPGLTYSGWPSAGNAVSMTTSGEDAHRTFPVQTSGSVYAGILVNLSEASLDATGGYFFHLGPNPIGTTFRGRIFVRKDAMNNVSFGFTKASTSTPADIVYTPFTYALNTTYLMIVKYTIVDGATNDTASLFINPALGGAEPAATLVATDIGASDINPGAFALRQGSVATSPTARVDGIRIAKSWADLLTAAPAAAVDFNGDGRTDFSVVRNTGGGPTGQITWFTSLNGSGTTSGTAWGIASDFFVPVDYDGDGKTDIAIWRAGAPTVAAFYILESQSNTVRIDPFGQTGDEPRVVGDYDGDGKADPSVYRGGANSGDPSTWFYRGSLTPSSVNYVLWGQNGDFPAPGDYDGDGKRDFVIQRNDGGGQARFWMNQTTAGQTSIVFGTPTDVIVPGDYDGDGKTDLAVVRGSGGNYNWFVRPSSTGAISAVPFAVFGNSATDFQTHGDYDGDGKTDVAVWRPNADPAATFFYFQGSTSGFGAAEWGQNGDYPVANFNRF, encoded by the coding sequence ATGAAAATGATACGTGTTCCCTTTTTTGCGGCAACTGTGATGCTTGCTGCGATCTTCTTGTTTACAGCGACCATGTTCGGTCAGAACCGCGCGACAACAAACGGCGCCCGTCAGCCCTCACGTGTAGCGGCACCTTCGTCGCTTGTGGTTGAAAATTTTGACTATCCTGCCGCGACGGCACTTACAAGCGCTGGCTGGACCGCACACAGTGCCGGCGGTACCAATCCGTTAACCGTTACGGAGCCGGGATTGACATACTCCGGCTGGCCATCGGCGGGAAATGCTGTCTCGATGACCACATCGGGCGAAGATGCCCACCGCACCTTCCCTGTCCAGACCTCGGGATCTGTGTATGCCGGCATCCTGGTTAACTTATCCGAGGCATCGCTGGACGCTACCGGGGGTTACTTTTTTCATTTGGGGCCGAATCCGATAGGCACAACATTTCGAGGCCGAATTTTTGTTAGGAAAGACGCAATGAACAATGTTTCATTCGGATTTACCAAGGCAAGCACCTCGACCCCGGCCGACATTGTTTACACGCCCTTCACCTACGCTCTCAATACTACTTATTTGATGATCGTTAAATACACGATCGTTGATGGCGCAACCAACGACACCGCATCATTGTTCATTAATCCGGCACTCGGCGGTGCCGAGCCTGCCGCGACGCTTGTTGCCACCGATATCGGCGCAAGTGATATAAATCCAGGAGCCTTTGCTCTTCGACAAGGATCAGTTGCTACCAGTCCAACTGCTCGGGTAGACGGGATCAGGATCGCAAAGTCATGGGCGGATCTTTTAACTGCGGCCCCAGCGGCTGCGGTTGATTTCAATGGTGATGGCAGAACGGACTTCAGCGTAGTTCGCAATACCGGCGGCGGCCCTACCGGGCAGATCACCTGGTTCACGAGCCTTAATGGTTCGGGCACCACATCGGGTACTGCGTGGGGCATTGCCAGTGATTTCTTTGTGCCGGTCGATTATGACGGCGACGGCAAGACCGATATTGCAATTTGGCGTGCCGGAGCACCGACAGTTGCAGCATTTTATATTCTCGAGAGCCAGTCAAACACCGTCCGAATCGATCCATTTGGACAAACCGGCGACGAACCTCGTGTAGTTGGCGATTATGACGGCGATGGAAAGGCCGATCCGAGCGTATACCGTGGAGGAGCAAATTCCGGCGATCCAAGCACTTGGTTCTACCGCGGATCTCTAACACCAAGCTCCGTCAATTACGTTCTTTGGGGACAGAACGGTGACTTCCCTGCACCCGGCGACTACGACGGTGACGGAAAGCGAGATTTTGTAATTCAGCGAAATGATGGCGGCGGTCAGGCACGTTTTTGGATGAACCAAACAACAGCCGGTCAAACCTCGATCGTATTTGGTACACCGACTGACGTGATCGTCCCTGGCGACTATGACGGCGATGGCAAGACCGATCTCGCGGTGGTCCGAGGCTCAGGTGGAAACTATAATTGGTTCGTAAGGCCAAGTTCGACCGGTGCTATCAGTGCCGTGCCCTTTGCGGTGTTTGGCAATTCTGCAACGGATTTTCAAACTCATGGTGATTACGACGGTGACGGGAAGACTGACGTCGCGGTTTGGCGGCCAAATGCTGACCCCGCGGCAACTTTCTTCTATTTCCAAGGCTCAACCAGTGGCTTCGGAGCTGCTGAATGGGGGCAAAACGGTGATTATCCGGTTGCTAATTTCAATCGCTTTTAA
- a CDS encoding DUF885 family protein, with protein sequence MRSPLRQVIYLFVVFSILLQSVAAQATNDTLSAYNDSPSQLRGVIEKFDEDRGILNRYYSAPTSSNRSTRFKQLYDDQFQLLNGLSFDMLNHSEQIDYLLFKNLLEHERKELLRVDRQLAETAGLIPFAKTISDLEDTRRKLEFADPAKSAALLNELAKTIDATLKSAQADTSGRTPRTVANRAARTVGELRSTLRRWYTFYNAYDPTFTWWCESPFKAADESLGKYQNFIAEKLVGIKPDDKVTIIGDPIGREALIDELKFEMIPYTPEELVQIANKEFDWCIAEFKKASREMGYGDDYMKAIEAVKQKYVEPGKQPELIKKLAYEAIEYVEKNDLVTVPKIARDGWRMEMMTPERQLVAPFFLGGETILVSYPTDGMTHEQKLMSMRGNNPHFARAVTHHELIPGHHLQGYMSRRYREYRGDFRTPFNTEGWALYWEFLLWDRGFNKTPEDKIGALFWRSHRAARIIFSLNFHLGNWTPEQCVDLLVNKVGHERDNALAEVRRSFSGDYGPLYQMAYMMGGLQFHQLHRDLVDTKKMTDRDFHDAILKEGPIPVEMVRAILTKQKLTLDFTPNWRYYKLN encoded by the coding sequence ATGAGATCACCATTGCGTCAGGTCATTTATTTATTCGTCGTGTTCTCGATCTTGCTTCAGTCTGTTGCTGCGCAGGCTACGAACGATACGTTGTCGGCGTATAATGATTCGCCATCGCAATTACGGGGTGTTATCGAGAAATTTGATGAGGACCGCGGGATACTCAATCGGTACTATTCAGCACCAACCTCAAGTAATAGATCAACTCGCTTCAAACAGCTGTACGACGATCAATTTCAGCTATTAAACGGCCTCAGCTTTGATATGCTAAATCACAGCGAACAAATAGATTACCTGCTATTTAAGAACTTACTTGAACATGAGCGAAAGGAGCTTTTGCGCGTGGACCGACAGCTTGCCGAAACGGCGGGACTGATACCTTTTGCCAAGACGATCAGCGATCTCGAAGACACACGACGCAAGCTGGAGTTTGCCGATCCGGCGAAGTCCGCAGCGTTGTTGAACGAACTTGCCAAGACGATCGACGCTACGCTGAAAAGTGCGCAAGCGGACACGAGCGGCCGAACACCACGCACGGTCGCGAACCGAGCCGCACGCACCGTCGGCGAACTGCGGAGTACGCTGCGGCGTTGGTACACATTCTATAACGCGTACGATCCGACATTCACGTGGTGGTGCGAATCCCCGTTCAAAGCAGCGGACGAATCGCTCGGCAAGTATCAAAACTTCATCGCTGAAAAGCTGGTCGGCATCAAGCCTGACGACAAGGTAACGATCATCGGCGATCCGATCGGGCGAGAAGCTCTGATCGATGAGTTGAAGTTCGAGATGATCCCATACACGCCCGAGGAACTGGTTCAGATCGCGAATAAGGAATTTGATTGGTGCATCGCCGAGTTTAAAAAGGCGTCACGTGAGATGGGCTACGGCGACGATTATATGAAGGCCATCGAGGCCGTCAAGCAGAAATACGTCGAGCCGGGCAAGCAACCCGAGCTGATCAAAAAACTTGCCTACGAGGCTATCGAATACGTCGAAAAGAACGATCTGGTGACAGTGCCAAAGATCGCACGCGACGGCTGGCGAATGGAAATGATGACGCCCGAGCGGCAGCTCGTCGCTCCTTTCTTTCTCGGCGGCGAGACGATCCTTGTCAGCTATCCGACCGACGGCATGACCCACGAACAAAAACTGATGTCGATGCGCGGCAACAACCCGCATTTTGCCCGTGCCGTGACGCATCACGAGCTAATTCCGGGCCATCATCTACAAGGCTATATGTCACGGCGATATCGCGAGTATCGCGGCGATTTTCGGACGCCTTTCAATACTGAGGGTTGGGCGCTTTATTGGGAGTTCCTGCTGTGGGACCGCGGATTTAACAAAACGCCGGAGGATAAGATCGGCGCGTTGTTCTGGCGTTCTCACCGCGCGGCAAGGATCATTTTTAGTTTGAATTTCCACCTTGGCAATTGGACGCCCGAGCAGTGCGTCGATCTGTTGGTAAACAAGGTGGGCCACGAACGTGACAACGCTTTGGCAGAAGTAAGGCGCTCATTCTCAGGCGACTACGGGCCGCTTTATCAAATGGCGTATATGATGGGCGGGCTGCAGTTCCATCAGCTGCATCGAGATCTGGTCGATACAAAAAAGATGACCGACCGTGATTTTCACGATGCGATCCTCAAGGAAGGTCCAATACCGGTCGAGATGGTCCGTGCCATTCTGACCAAGCAGAAACTGACTCTCGATTTCACGCCGAATTGGCGTTATTACAAGCTCAACTAA
- a CDS encoding VWA domain-containing protein has product MGSHSVVYKCVLFFAAACFLVNVQFASGQVTKAGDDVIRVDTQLVDVPVAINSANGTPLAGVKASNFIVYEDGKKQEVVDFSATSAPFEVALLLDTSGSTRGDLQLIQSSALYFINSLRPGDRVGLVGFKSDQRDGQTIAVSQVMNGLTDDRVRLKTAIQNVRMSFGTPYYDSMLAAAESLFRDQPQEQFRGRRALVALTDGVDSTSLAEFAEIKDALQKRGIICFFIKVDTRDFFEEGLLGDCQSATRFSTAQIRRYYKSIKAGKNTEKATTFCGLGDFERLAVSKRLYEIADAEMSELAKASGGKVFPAADLNEARAAFKSVAEAIGTQYTLGYYPSNDKRDGTYRKIKVELKGLPVGTQLRAREGYTAPSN; this is encoded by the coding sequence GTGGGGTCTCATTCGGTGGTATATAAATGCGTTCTGTTTTTTGCGGCGGCATGTTTTCTCGTAAATGTTCAATTTGCGAGCGGACAGGTGACGAAGGCCGGCGATGATGTCATCCGCGTCGATACGCAGCTGGTTGATGTTCCGGTCGCGATCAACTCGGCCAATGGGACGCCGCTCGCCGGCGTAAAAGCATCAAATTTCATCGTCTACGAAGACGGGAAAAAGCAGGAGGTCGTTGATTTCTCTGCTACTTCAGCTCCGTTTGAGGTTGCCCTGCTGCTCGACACTTCGGGATCAACCCGCGGCGATCTGCAGTTGATCCAAAGCTCAGCATTATATTTTATCAACTCGCTTCGGCCCGGCGATCGCGTTGGCCTGGTCGGTTTCAAGTCAGATCAGCGCGACGGCCAGACCATCGCGGTCTCACAGGTGATGAACGGCCTGACCGACGATCGTGTTAGGCTCAAAACGGCGATCCAAAATGTCCGTATGAGCTTTGGTACTCCTTACTATGATTCGATGCTGGCGGCGGCGGAAAGCCTGTTCCGCGACCAGCCGCAGGAACAGTTTCGCGGCCGTCGGGCGTTGGTCGCTTTGACGGACGGTGTAGATTCCACAAGCCTTGCCGAGTTTGCCGAGATCAAAGATGCCCTTCAGAAGCGAGGTATCATCTGTTTTTTCATTAAGGTCGACACCCGCGACTTTTTTGAAGAAGGCCTACTGGGCGACTGTCAATCTGCGACGCGATTCTCGACGGCTCAGATCCGCCGGTATTACAAGAGCATCAAGGCCGGAAAGAACACTGAAAAAGCTACTACGTTCTGCGGCCTTGGCGATTTTGAGCGCCTTGCCGTCAGCAAACGGCTCTATGAGATCGCCGATGCCGAGATGAGCGAGCTTGCCAAGGCATCGGGCGGAAAAGTATTCCCGGCTGCCGATCTGAACGAAGCTAGAGCGGCATTCAAGAGCGTTGCGGAGGCGATCGGTACGCAATACACACTCGGCTATTATCCTTCGAACGACAAACGCGACGGCACATACCGCAAGATCAAGGTCGAACTCAAAGGCCTGCCCGTCGGCACCCAACTTCGTGCCCGCGAGGGCTACACCGCACCGTCAAATTAA
- a CDS encoding phosphopentomutase: MTSKFNRVCLVVLDSAGIGEMPDAADWGDAGSNTLGHILESRTVNIPNLQRLGLGNITPLRGLAPVESPTGAFGKCTLKSDGKDTTTGHWEMAGIILKQGFPKFPDGFPPRIIDEFVRQANVPGVLGNIPASGTEIIKDLGEEHIRTGKPIVYTSADSVFQIAAHEEVVHVDRLYEMCEIARELLHGEDEVARVIARPFLGATAESFKRTENRHDYAVPPPGGNLLPKLKDAGLDVVCIGKIASIYDNMGVTEDLTAKNNDQIIDVTIEALNADSHGIIFSNLVEFDMLYGHRRDTEGYAKAFEHFDARLPEIFDAMNDDDLLIMTADHGNDPSYPGSDHTREYVPLLVYGKGAKQNVALGTRQSLSDIGQTIAENFGVEIEDGVSFLTEI; encoded by the coding sequence ATGACTTCGAAATTCAATCGCGTTTGTTTAGTGGTCCTCGATAGTGCCGGTATCGGCGAAATGCCGGACGCGGCCGACTGGGGCGATGCCGGTTCGAACACGCTAGGGCATATTCTCGAATCACGAACCGTCAACATACCTAACCTTCAGCGGCTCGGCCTCGGCAATATCACTCCGCTTAGAGGCCTCGCTCCTGTCGAATCGCCAACCGGTGCGTTCGGCAAATGCACGCTCAAATCGGACGGCAAAGACACGACGACCGGACATTGGGAAATGGCCGGGATCATCCTGAAACAAGGTTTTCCGAAGTTTCCCGATGGCTTCCCGCCGCGGATCATTGATGAATTTGTCCGTCAGGCGAACGTGCCGGGCGTACTCGGCAATATCCCCGCGAGCGGAACTGAAATTATCAAAGATCTAGGCGAAGAGCATATTCGCACCGGCAAGCCGATCGTCTACACTTCTGCCGATTCGGTCTTTCAGATCGCGGCTCACGAAGAGGTCGTTCACGTAGATCGTCTGTATGAAATGTGCGAGATCGCCCGCGAACTGCTGCATGGCGAAGACGAGGTCGCCCGCGTGATCGCGAGGCCTTTCTTGGGTGCGACCGCCGAAAGTTTCAAACGTACTGAGAATCGTCACGATTACGCCGTTCCGCCGCCGGGCGGCAATCTGCTGCCGAAGCTCAAGGACGCCGGCCTTGACGTCGTCTGCATTGGCAAGATCGCGTCGATCTACGACAACATGGGCGTGACCGAGGACCTGACCGCTAAGAACAACGATCAGATCATTGACGTCACCATCGAGGCGTTAAACGCCGATTCGCACGGCATAATTTTCAGCAATCTCGTCGAGTTTGATATGCTCTACGGCCATCGACGCGATACCGAGGGCTATGCAAAGGCGTTTGAGCATTTTGATGCCCGCCTGCCCGAGATCTTTGACGCGATGAACGACGACGACCTGCTCATAATGACCGCCGACCACGGCAACGACCCGAGCTATCCCGGCTCGGACCACACCCGCGAATACGTCCCGCTGCTCGTCTACGGCAAAGGTGCAAAACAAAACGTCGCCCTCGGCACGCGTCAATCGCTCTCCGACATCGGCCAAACGATCGCCGAAAACTTCGGCGTCGAGATCGAAGACGGTGTTAGTTTCTTGACCGAGATCTGA